Proteins from one Drosophila gunungcola strain Sukarami chromosome 3R, Dgunungcola_SK_2, whole genome shotgun sequence genomic window:
- the LOC128251670 gene encoding calcium uptake protein 3, mitochondrial isoform X3 has translation MASAVARLTVKSGAIIAQRSSVGVAVGRSARFASSTSNPSGIPGKKSRLLLTIVGGSAVAALAAFIKLRSAGNPVNAVSLKRRMRDDSELENVKLTARERRFIKFASVEFDDQLYMTPQDFLDSVVEQEPRPRLKRRQLSSDEVDKYKDGTPALKKGSTRLFRNLRDKGIVSYTEYLFLLSILTKPKSGFRIAFNMFDTDGNQRVDKDEFLVIISILAGALKDTQNVDPQTKQIMERIFSGAWKEKHGEKEPEEESESSTPTPLENYVNDGEGLQRRHMVPTTLQLHFFGKRGTGVINYDNFYRFMDNLQTEVLELEFHEFSKGNQVISELDFAKILLRYTYLATDEYDVFLERLLERVKDEKGISFHDFRDFCHFLNNLDDFTIAMRMYTLADRAISKDEFSRAVKICTGYKLSPHLIDTVFAIFDADGDGLLSYKEFIAIMKDRLHRGFKSVAKSEGWDAFRYCVRNEMKTMMKSAN, from the exons ATGGCGAGTGCGGTGGCTAGATTAACGGTTAAAAGTGGCGCTATAATTGCCCAGCGGTCGAGTGTAGGCGTGGCCGTTGGCCGATCGGCCAGATTTGCCAGCAGTACGTCGAATCCCAGTGGAATTCCGGGGAAAAAATCGCGACTCTTGCTGACAATCGTAGGTGGCAGTGCGGTAGCCGCCTTAGCGGCTTTCATTAAACTACGATCCGCGGGAAATCCCGTCAATGCAGTTAGCCTGAAAAGGCGCATG CGCGACGATAGCGAGCTGGAGAATGTGAAGCTAACGGCTCGGGAGCGACGCTTCATCAAGTTCGCATCCGTGGAGTTTGACGACCAGCTCTACATGACCCCGCAGGACTTTCTAGACTCCGTTGTGGAACAGGAGCCGCGAC CTCGCTTAAAACGTCGACAGCTCTCCAGCGACGAGGTCGACAAATACAAGGACGGTACTCCCGCTTTGAAAAAGGGCTCAACTCGACTATTTCGCAACCTAAGAGATAAAG gcaTTGTCTCCTATAcggaatatttgtttttgctctcCATTTTAACAA AGCCAAAATCTGGATTTCGCATTGCCTTTAACATGTTCGACACCGATGGAAATCAGCGGGTGGACAAGGACGAGTTTCTAGTG ATAATTTCCATTTTGGCCGGCGCTTTAAAAGACACTCAAAATGTCGATCCACAAACCAAGCAAATT ATGGAGCGCATTTTTAGCGGCGCTTGGAAGGAGAAGCACGGCGAGAAAGAGCCGGAAGAGGAGTCCGAGTCCTCAACGCCCACTCCCCTGGAG AACTATGTGAACGATGGCGAGGGACTGCAGCGGCGTCATATGGTGCCCACCACCTTGCAACTGCACTTCTTTGGAAAGCGGGGTACTGGCGTGATCAACTACGACAACTTCTACCGCTTCATGGACAATTTGCAGACGGAGGTCCTCGAACTAGAGTTTCACGAGTTCTCCAAGGGCAACCAAGTCATAAGCGAGCTGGACTTTGCCAAGATCCTGCTGCGGTACACCTATCTGGCCACGGATGAGTATGATGTCTTCCTGGAGCGACTGCTCGAGCGGGTCAAAGATGAGAAGGGCATATCGTTCCATGATTTCCGGGACTTTTGCCATTTCCTAAACAATCTGGATGACTTCACGATCGCCATGCGCATGTACACTCTGGCTGATCGGGCCATTTCGAAAG ATGAATTCTCACGCGCTGTGAAGATCTGCACCGGCTACAAGCTCAGTCCCCACTTGATCGACACCGTGTTTGCCATCTTCGATGCGGATGGCGACGGTCTGCTGTCCTACAAGGAGTTCATTGCCATCATGAAAGACCGCCTGCATCGCGGCTTTAAA TCAGTGGCCAAATCGGAGGGCTGGGATGCCTTTAGATACTGTGTGCGCAATGAGATGAAAACCATGATGAAATCGGCCAATTAA
- the LOC128251670 gene encoding calcium uptake protein 3, mitochondrial isoform X4, whose protein sequence is MASAVARLTVKSGAIIAQRSSVGVAVGRSARFASSTSNPSGIPGKKSRLLLTIVGGSAVAALAAFIKLRSAGNPVNAVSLKRRMRDDSELENVKLTARERRFIKFASVEFDDQLYMTPQDFLDSVVEQEPRPRLKRRQLSSDEVDKYKDGTPALKKGSTRLFRNLRDKGIVSYTEYLFLLSILTKPKSGFRIAFNMFDTDGNQRVDKDEFLVIISILAGALKDTQNVDPQTKQILSRLVSYDEQSQMTKPMAVPQTKRGLNYVNDGEGLQRRHMVPTTLQLHFFGKRGTGVINYDNFYRFMDNLQTEVLELEFHEFSKGNQVISELDFAKILLRYTYLATDEYDVFLERLLERVKDEKGISFHDFRDFCHFLNNLDDFTIAMRMYTLADRAISKDEFSRAVKICTGYKLSPHLIDTVFAIFDADGDGLLSYKEFIAIMKDRLHRGFKSVAKSEGWDAFRYCVRNEMKTMMKSAN, encoded by the exons ATGGCGAGTGCGGTGGCTAGATTAACGGTTAAAAGTGGCGCTATAATTGCCCAGCGGTCGAGTGTAGGCGTGGCCGTTGGCCGATCGGCCAGATTTGCCAGCAGTACGTCGAATCCCAGTGGAATTCCGGGGAAAAAATCGCGACTCTTGCTGACAATCGTAGGTGGCAGTGCGGTAGCCGCCTTAGCGGCTTTCATTAAACTACGATCCGCGGGAAATCCCGTCAATGCAGTTAGCCTGAAAAGGCGCATG CGCGACGATAGCGAGCTGGAGAATGTGAAGCTAACGGCTCGGGAGCGACGCTTCATCAAGTTCGCATCCGTGGAGTTTGACGACCAGCTCTACATGACCCCGCAGGACTTTCTAGACTCCGTTGTGGAACAGGAGCCGCGAC CTCGCTTAAAACGTCGACAGCTCTCCAGCGACGAGGTCGACAAATACAAGGACGGTACTCCCGCTTTGAAAAAGGGCTCAACTCGACTATTTCGCAACCTAAGAGATAAAG gcaTTGTCTCCTATAcggaatatttgtttttgctctcCATTTTAACAA AGCCAAAATCTGGATTTCGCATTGCCTTTAACATGTTCGACACCGATGGAAATCAGCGGGTGGACAAGGACGAGTTTCTAGTG ATAATTTCCATTTTGGCCGGCGCTTTAAAAGACACTCAAAATGTCGATCCACAAACCAAGCAAATT CTGTCGCGTTTAGTTTCCTACGATGAGCAAAGTCAAATGACGAAACCGATGGCAGTGCCACAAACCAAAAGGGGTCTA AACTATGTGAACGATGGCGAGGGACTGCAGCGGCGTCATATGGTGCCCACCACCTTGCAACTGCACTTCTTTGGAAAGCGGGGTACTGGCGTGATCAACTACGACAACTTCTACCGCTTCATGGACAATTTGCAGACGGAGGTCCTCGAACTAGAGTTTCACGAGTTCTCCAAGGGCAACCAAGTCATAAGCGAGCTGGACTTTGCCAAGATCCTGCTGCGGTACACCTATCTGGCCACGGATGAGTATGATGTCTTCCTGGAGCGACTGCTCGAGCGGGTCAAAGATGAGAAGGGCATATCGTTCCATGATTTCCGGGACTTTTGCCATTTCCTAAACAATCTGGATGACTTCACGATCGCCATGCGCATGTACACTCTGGCTGATCGGGCCATTTCGAAAG ATGAATTCTCACGCGCTGTGAAGATCTGCACCGGCTACAAGCTCAGTCCCCACTTGATCGACACCGTGTTTGCCATCTTCGATGCGGATGGCGACGGTCTGCTGTCCTACAAGGAGTTCATTGCCATCATGAAAGACCGCCTGCATCGCGGCTTTAAA TCAGTGGCCAAATCGGAGGGCTGGGATGCCTTTAGATACTGTGTGCGCAATGAGATGAAAACCATGATGAAATCGGCCAATTAA
- the LOC128251670 gene encoding calcium uptake protein 3, mitochondrial isoform X2, which produces MASAVARLTVKSGAIIAQRSSVGVAVGRSARFASSTSNPSGIPGKKSRLLLTIVGGSAVAALAAFIKLRSAGNPVNAVSLKRRMRDDSELENVKLTARERRFIKFASVEFDDQLYMTPQDFLDSVVEQEPRPRLKRRQLSSDEVDKYKDGTPALKKGSTRLFRNLRDKGIVSYTEYLFLLSILTKPKSGFRIAFNMFDTDGNQRVDKDEFLVIISILAGALKDTQNVDPQTKQILSRLVSYDEQSQMTKPMAVPQTKRGLMERIFSGAWKEKHGEKEPEEESESSTPTPLENYVNDGEGLQRRHMVPTTLQLHFFGKRGTGVINYDNFYRFMDNLQTEVLELEFHEFSKGNQVISELDFAKILLRYTYLATDEYDVFLERLLERVKDEKGISFHDFRDFCHFLNNLDDFTIAMRMYTLADRAISKDEFSRAVKICTGYKLSPHLIDTVFAIFDADGDGLLSYKEFIAIMKDRLHRGFKSVAKSEGWDAFRYCVRNEMKTMMKSAN; this is translated from the exons ATGGCGAGTGCGGTGGCTAGATTAACGGTTAAAAGTGGCGCTATAATTGCCCAGCGGTCGAGTGTAGGCGTGGCCGTTGGCCGATCGGCCAGATTTGCCAGCAGTACGTCGAATCCCAGTGGAATTCCGGGGAAAAAATCGCGACTCTTGCTGACAATCGTAGGTGGCAGTGCGGTAGCCGCCTTAGCGGCTTTCATTAAACTACGATCCGCGGGAAATCCCGTCAATGCAGTTAGCCTGAAAAGGCGCATG CGCGACGATAGCGAGCTGGAGAATGTGAAGCTAACGGCTCGGGAGCGACGCTTCATCAAGTTCGCATCCGTGGAGTTTGACGACCAGCTCTACATGACCCCGCAGGACTTTCTAGACTCCGTTGTGGAACAGGAGCCGCGAC CTCGCTTAAAACGTCGACAGCTCTCCAGCGACGAGGTCGACAAATACAAGGACGGTACTCCCGCTTTGAAAAAGGGCTCAACTCGACTATTTCGCAACCTAAGAGATAAAG gcaTTGTCTCCTATAcggaatatttgtttttgctctcCATTTTAACAA AGCCAAAATCTGGATTTCGCATTGCCTTTAACATGTTCGACACCGATGGAAATCAGCGGGTGGACAAGGACGAGTTTCTAGTG ATAATTTCCATTTTGGCCGGCGCTTTAAAAGACACTCAAAATGTCGATCCACAAACCAAGCAAATT CTGTCGCGTTTAGTTTCCTACGATGAGCAAAGTCAAATGACGAAACCGATGGCAGTGCCACAAACCAAAAGGGGTCTA ATGGAGCGCATTTTTAGCGGCGCTTGGAAGGAGAAGCACGGCGAGAAAGAGCCGGAAGAGGAGTCCGAGTCCTCAACGCCCACTCCCCTGGAG AACTATGTGAACGATGGCGAGGGACTGCAGCGGCGTCATATGGTGCCCACCACCTTGCAACTGCACTTCTTTGGAAAGCGGGGTACTGGCGTGATCAACTACGACAACTTCTACCGCTTCATGGACAATTTGCAGACGGAGGTCCTCGAACTAGAGTTTCACGAGTTCTCCAAGGGCAACCAAGTCATAAGCGAGCTGGACTTTGCCAAGATCCTGCTGCGGTACACCTATCTGGCCACGGATGAGTATGATGTCTTCCTGGAGCGACTGCTCGAGCGGGTCAAAGATGAGAAGGGCATATCGTTCCATGATTTCCGGGACTTTTGCCATTTCCTAAACAATCTGGATGACTTCACGATCGCCATGCGCATGTACACTCTGGCTGATCGGGCCATTTCGAAAG ATGAATTCTCACGCGCTGTGAAGATCTGCACCGGCTACAAGCTCAGTCCCCACTTGATCGACACCGTGTTTGCCATCTTCGATGCGGATGGCGACGGTCTGCTGTCCTACAAGGAGTTCATTGCCATCATGAAAGACCGCCTGCATCGCGGCTTTAAA TCAGTGGCCAAATCGGAGGGCTGGGATGCCTTTAGATACTGTGTGCGCAATGAGATGAAAACCATGATGAAATCGGCCAATTAA
- the LOC128251670 gene encoding calcium uptake protein 3, mitochondrial isoform X1 has product MASAVARLTVKSGAIIAQRSSVGVAVGRSARFASSTSNPSGIPGKKSRLLLTIVGGSAVAALAAFIKLRSAGNPVNAVSLKRRMRDDSELENVKLTARERRFIKFASVEFDDQLYMTPQDFLDSVVEQEPRPRLKRRQLSSDEVDKYKDGTPALKKGSTRLFRNLRDKGIVSYTEYLFLLSILTKPKSGFRIAFNMFDTDGNQRVDKDEFLVIISILAGALKDTQNVDPQTKQILSRLVSYDEQSQMTKPMAVPQTKRGLMERIFSGAWKEKHGEKEPEEESESSTPTPLEQNYVNDGEGLQRRHMVPTTLQLHFFGKRGTGVINYDNFYRFMDNLQTEVLELEFHEFSKGNQVISELDFAKILLRYTYLATDEYDVFLERLLERVKDEKGISFHDFRDFCHFLNNLDDFTIAMRMYTLADRAISKDEFSRAVKICTGYKLSPHLIDTVFAIFDADGDGLLSYKEFIAIMKDRLHRGFKSVAKSEGWDAFRYCVRNEMKTMMKSAN; this is encoded by the exons ATGGCGAGTGCGGTGGCTAGATTAACGGTTAAAAGTGGCGCTATAATTGCCCAGCGGTCGAGTGTAGGCGTGGCCGTTGGCCGATCGGCCAGATTTGCCAGCAGTACGTCGAATCCCAGTGGAATTCCGGGGAAAAAATCGCGACTCTTGCTGACAATCGTAGGTGGCAGTGCGGTAGCCGCCTTAGCGGCTTTCATTAAACTACGATCCGCGGGAAATCCCGTCAATGCAGTTAGCCTGAAAAGGCGCATG CGCGACGATAGCGAGCTGGAGAATGTGAAGCTAACGGCTCGGGAGCGACGCTTCATCAAGTTCGCATCCGTGGAGTTTGACGACCAGCTCTACATGACCCCGCAGGACTTTCTAGACTCCGTTGTGGAACAGGAGCCGCGAC CTCGCTTAAAACGTCGACAGCTCTCCAGCGACGAGGTCGACAAATACAAGGACGGTACTCCCGCTTTGAAAAAGGGCTCAACTCGACTATTTCGCAACCTAAGAGATAAAG gcaTTGTCTCCTATAcggaatatttgtttttgctctcCATTTTAACAA AGCCAAAATCTGGATTTCGCATTGCCTTTAACATGTTCGACACCGATGGAAATCAGCGGGTGGACAAGGACGAGTTTCTAGTG ATAATTTCCATTTTGGCCGGCGCTTTAAAAGACACTCAAAATGTCGATCCACAAACCAAGCAAATT CTGTCGCGTTTAGTTTCCTACGATGAGCAAAGTCAAATGACGAAACCGATGGCAGTGCCACAAACCAAAAGGGGTCTA ATGGAGCGCATTTTTAGCGGCGCTTGGAAGGAGAAGCACGGCGAGAAAGAGCCGGAAGAGGAGTCCGAGTCCTCAACGCCCACTCCCCTGGAG CAGAACTATGTGAACGATGGCGAGGGACTGCAGCGGCGTCATATGGTGCCCACCACCTTGCAACTGCACTTCTTTGGAAAGCGGGGTACTGGCGTGATCAACTACGACAACTTCTACCGCTTCATGGACAATTTGCAGACGGAGGTCCTCGAACTAGAGTTTCACGAGTTCTCCAAGGGCAACCAAGTCATAAGCGAGCTGGACTTTGCCAAGATCCTGCTGCGGTACACCTATCTGGCCACGGATGAGTATGATGTCTTCCTGGAGCGACTGCTCGAGCGGGTCAAAGATGAGAAGGGCATATCGTTCCATGATTTCCGGGACTTTTGCCATTTCCTAAACAATCTGGATGACTTCACGATCGCCATGCGCATGTACACTCTGGCTGATCGGGCCATTTCGAAAG ATGAATTCTCACGCGCTGTGAAGATCTGCACCGGCTACAAGCTCAGTCCCCACTTGATCGACACCGTGTTTGCCATCTTCGATGCGGATGGCGACGGTCTGCTGTCCTACAAGGAGTTCATTGCCATCATGAAAGACCGCCTGCATCGCGGCTTTAAA TCAGTGGCCAAATCGGAGGGCTGGGATGCCTTTAGATACTGTGTGCGCAATGAGATGAAAACCATGATGAAATCGGCCAATTAA
- the LOC128251670 gene encoding calcium uptake protein 3, mitochondrial isoform X6, with amino-acid sequence MASAVARLTVKSGAIIAQRSSVGVAVGRSARFASSTSNPSGIPGKKSRLLLTIVGGSAVAALAAFIKLRSAGNPVNAVSLKRRMRDDSELENVKLTARERRFIKFASVEFDDQLYMTPQDFLDSVVEQEPRPRLKRRQLSSDEVDKYKDGTPALKKGSTRLFRNLRDKGIVSYTEYLFLLSILTKPKSGFRIAFNMFDTDGNQRVDKDEFLVIISILAGALKDTQNVDPQTKQIMERIFSGAWKEKHGEKEPEEESESSTPTPLEPNSS; translated from the exons ATGGCGAGTGCGGTGGCTAGATTAACGGTTAAAAGTGGCGCTATAATTGCCCAGCGGTCGAGTGTAGGCGTGGCCGTTGGCCGATCGGCCAGATTTGCCAGCAGTACGTCGAATCCCAGTGGAATTCCGGGGAAAAAATCGCGACTCTTGCTGACAATCGTAGGTGGCAGTGCGGTAGCCGCCTTAGCGGCTTTCATTAAACTACGATCCGCGGGAAATCCCGTCAATGCAGTTAGCCTGAAAAGGCGCATG CGCGACGATAGCGAGCTGGAGAATGTGAAGCTAACGGCTCGGGAGCGACGCTTCATCAAGTTCGCATCCGTGGAGTTTGACGACCAGCTCTACATGACCCCGCAGGACTTTCTAGACTCCGTTGTGGAACAGGAGCCGCGAC CTCGCTTAAAACGTCGACAGCTCTCCAGCGACGAGGTCGACAAATACAAGGACGGTACTCCCGCTTTGAAAAAGGGCTCAACTCGACTATTTCGCAACCTAAGAGATAAAG gcaTTGTCTCCTATAcggaatatttgtttttgctctcCATTTTAACAA AGCCAAAATCTGGATTTCGCATTGCCTTTAACATGTTCGACACCGATGGAAATCAGCGGGTGGACAAGGACGAGTTTCTAGTG ATAATTTCCATTTTGGCCGGCGCTTTAAAAGACACTCAAAATGTCGATCCACAAACCAAGCAAATT ATGGAGCGCATTTTTAGCGGCGCTTGGAAGGAGAAGCACGGCGAGAAAGAGCCGGAAGAGGAGTCCGAGTCCTCAACGCCCACTCCCCTGGAG CCAAACAGCTCCTAA
- the LOC128251670 gene encoding calcium uptake protein 3, mitochondrial isoform X5 — protein sequence MASAVARLTVKSGAIIAQRSSVGVAVGRSARFASSTSNPSGIPGKKSRLLLTIVGGSAVAALAAFIKLRSAGNPVNAVSLKRRMRDDSELENVKLTARERRFIKFASVEFDDQLYMTPQDFLDSVVEQEPRPRLKRRQLSSDEVDKYKDGTPALKKGSTRLFRNLRDKGIVSYTEYLFLLSILTKPKSGFRIAFNMFDTDGNQRVDKDEFLVIISILAGALKDTQNVDPQTKQILSRLVSYDEQSQMTKPMAVPQTKRGLMERIFSGAWKEKHGEKEPEEESESSTPTPLEPNSS from the exons ATGGCGAGTGCGGTGGCTAGATTAACGGTTAAAAGTGGCGCTATAATTGCCCAGCGGTCGAGTGTAGGCGTGGCCGTTGGCCGATCGGCCAGATTTGCCAGCAGTACGTCGAATCCCAGTGGAATTCCGGGGAAAAAATCGCGACTCTTGCTGACAATCGTAGGTGGCAGTGCGGTAGCCGCCTTAGCGGCTTTCATTAAACTACGATCCGCGGGAAATCCCGTCAATGCAGTTAGCCTGAAAAGGCGCATG CGCGACGATAGCGAGCTGGAGAATGTGAAGCTAACGGCTCGGGAGCGACGCTTCATCAAGTTCGCATCCGTGGAGTTTGACGACCAGCTCTACATGACCCCGCAGGACTTTCTAGACTCCGTTGTGGAACAGGAGCCGCGAC CTCGCTTAAAACGTCGACAGCTCTCCAGCGACGAGGTCGACAAATACAAGGACGGTACTCCCGCTTTGAAAAAGGGCTCAACTCGACTATTTCGCAACCTAAGAGATAAAG gcaTTGTCTCCTATAcggaatatttgtttttgctctcCATTTTAACAA AGCCAAAATCTGGATTTCGCATTGCCTTTAACATGTTCGACACCGATGGAAATCAGCGGGTGGACAAGGACGAGTTTCTAGTG ATAATTTCCATTTTGGCCGGCGCTTTAAAAGACACTCAAAATGTCGATCCACAAACCAAGCAAATT CTGTCGCGTTTAGTTTCCTACGATGAGCAAAGTCAAATGACGAAACCGATGGCAGTGCCACAAACCAAAAGGGGTCTA ATGGAGCGCATTTTTAGCGGCGCTTGGAAGGAGAAGCACGGCGAGAAAGAGCCGGAAGAGGAGTCCGAGTCCTCAACGCCCACTCCCCTGGAG CCAAACAGCTCCTAA
- the LOC128259997 gene encoding uncharacterized protein LOC128259997, whose translation MPLLEMFVVMDNVYHGLRSFFGPENQTGTPNMQAHYALKKLVKHRRRIVKSKRSLRRNRFPIKENSEESVGSSELKEYFTRSEFPAPITLSREPATTPSINLLNRRRLQNRPLMSNARQVFQIQWGCWWQRCWLTLMTATMQIGCGSSVYCHSLLGLYDEEESDPPIVLLVCFLRQALKKICNRTDLALSSNGHGPTYINTSPAMELIDIRDLFQHINNALVDYLLRVDESKSEPTE comes from the exons ATGCCTTTACTGGAAATGTTTGTTGTTATGGACAACGTCTACCATGGATTGCGAAGTTTCTTCGGCCCAGAAAA tCAAACTGGAACGCCCAACATGCAAGCTCATTATGCGCTGAAAAAATTGGTCAAACACCGTCGCAGGATTGTAAAGAGCAAACGCAGCTTGCGAAGGAATCGTTTTCCCATTAAGGAGAATAGCGAAGAGAGTGTTGGCTCCTCAGAACTAAAGGAGTATTTTACCAGGAGCGAATTCCCTGCTCCGATAACCTTGAGCCGTGAACCGGCCACAACTCCTTCGATAAATCTGTTAAATCGCCGTCGACTCCAAAACCGTCCGTTGATGTCAAATGCCCGCCAAGTGTTTCAAATTCAGTGGGGCTGTTGGTGGCAGAGGTGCTGGCTTACTCTCATGACTGCCACAATGCAG ATCGGCTGCGGGTCTTCAGTCTATTGCCACTCGCTTTTGGGGTTGTACGATGAGGAGGAATCGGATCCACCAATTGTTCTGCTCGTCTGCTTTTTGAGGCAGGCCctaaaaaag ATATGCAATCGGACTGACTTGGCCCTCAGCAGTAATGGCCACGGGCCCACTTACATCAACACCTCACCCGCCATGGAATTGATCGACATTCGCGACTTATTTCAGCACATCAACAATGCCCTGGTAGACTATCTTCTCAGGGTCGATGAATCCAAAAGCGAGCCAACGGAGTAG